A section of the Gloeobacter violaceus PCC 7421 genome encodes:
- a CDS encoding ATP-binding protein encodes MGALMRAKDWSASPLEAPDHWPQSLKTALRILLTSRYAMWMGWGEPLTFFYNDAYRPTLGIKHPWALGHPAQQVWKEIWRDIAPRIETVLKTGEATYDEALLLFLERSGFPEETYHTFSYSPLADEAGEVAGMLCVVTEETERVIGERRMALLRELASDLAATQTQEEVFAAVQRQVGKYSKDLPFTLMYLFDSDAGGRARLAAATGIEAKHPGARPIIDPATYGGPWSAHKLWEGAPPILLNDFEGQLGGNPPSGGWDKPPHQVSVVPIKSQGQERPAGFLVAALNPYRRYDAEYAGFVDLLTGQIAAGLANARAYEAECRRAEALAEIDRAKTVFFSNVSHEFRTPLSLLLGPLEDVLAGDGISAPTREQLTLAQRNGRRLLKLVNTLLDFSRIEAGRIQANFLPTDLASLTAQLVSVFRSAVEKAGLRLVIDCPPLAEAVYVDRDMWEKIVLNLLSNAFKFTLRGQIAVRLRQQTGEVCLELEDTGVGIAAHELPRIFDRFHRVAGVAGRSHEGSGIGLALVAELVEIHGGKVSVQSVSGRGSTFTVRLPTGTAHLPADRIGVAPGLASTAVAADIFADEAAQWTSGWHEEWLPPPPNLAPDAEQRAPDTPRPCVLVVDDNADMRAYIANLLKAHYEVVLAGDGVEALAAVERRMPDLVLTDVMMPRLDGFGLLAALRTDERTRALPVIVLSARAGEEATLAGLERGADDYLSKPFAARELLGRVKANLELSRLRGETARLLHASEERARLAIRVGRLGTWRFVPTSGVATMDERMREIWGEPEDTFQLSLAQAMERIHPADRERVSQAVDAALDPASAGTLEIDYRIVWPNGSERWVSANGQVFFEQTEAGSRRAVDFIGTALDITERKRIEQALAGSEQRYRLLAESIPQLVWTADVGGTLLDVNGRWSQYTGFTLEQVKKSGWESVVHPEDVPGLRRQWTAAIKAVAAYRAEGRMRRTDGTYRWHLHQAMPLMDGEGRILKWFGTATDIEERKQLEAEREQLLERAEQAREAAEAANRTKDEFLAILGHELRTPLNPIIGWTQMLRRGKVGPDKHDQALEIIERNARLQTQLIDDLLDVSRIMRGSLRIAPQPITLAAIVVCALEAVRGLAEQKQVQLFEQLRTTAPLSADPTRLQQVVWNLLTNAVKFTPAGGQVQVRLESGGGMARLTISDTGVGIPAEFLPHLFERFRQADTKSTREQKGLGLGLFIVRHIVEAHGGTVQAESEGEGKGAAFTVVLPLGGEAQRQAKP; translated from the coding sequence ATGGGCGCGCTGATGCGGGCGAAGGACTGGTCGGCCTCGCCCCTCGAAGCGCCCGATCACTGGCCGCAGAGCCTCAAGACAGCCCTGCGCATCTTGCTCACGTCGCGCTACGCGATGTGGATGGGCTGGGGGGAGCCGCTCACTTTCTTCTACAACGATGCCTACCGCCCGACGTTGGGCATCAAGCATCCCTGGGCGCTCGGCCACCCCGCACAGCAAGTCTGGAAGGAAATCTGGCGCGATATCGCTCCGCGCATCGAAACCGTACTCAAGACGGGCGAAGCCACTTACGACGAGGCGCTGTTGTTGTTTTTGGAGCGCAGCGGCTTTCCGGAGGAGACCTATCACACGTTTTCCTATAGCCCGCTGGCCGACGAAGCCGGTGAGGTCGCCGGCATGCTGTGCGTGGTCACCGAGGAGACCGAGCGCGTCATCGGCGAGCGCCGCATGGCGCTTTTGCGCGAGTTGGCCTCGGATCTGGCCGCGACGCAGACCCAGGAGGAAGTGTTCGCCGCCGTCCAGAGGCAGGTGGGCAAGTATTCAAAAGATCTGCCCTTTACGCTGATGTACCTGTTCGACAGCGACGCGGGCGGCCGGGCGCGGCTTGCGGCGGCCACGGGCATAGAAGCCAAACATCCGGGGGCGCGGCCGATCATCGACCCTGCAACCTACGGCGGACCCTGGTCGGCCCATAAGCTTTGGGAGGGAGCGCCGCCCATTTTACTGAACGATTTCGAGGGGCAATTGGGCGGGAATCCGCCGAGCGGAGGGTGGGACAAGCCGCCGCACCAGGTGAGCGTCGTCCCGATCAAAAGCCAGGGCCAGGAGCGGCCGGCCGGCTTTCTGGTCGCGGCACTCAATCCGTACCGCCGTTATGACGCCGAGTACGCAGGCTTTGTCGATCTTTTGACCGGTCAGATTGCCGCGGGTCTGGCCAATGCCCGGGCTTACGAGGCGGAGTGCCGCAGGGCCGAGGCGCTCGCCGAGATCGACCGCGCCAAGACCGTTTTTTTCTCCAACGTCAGCCACGAGTTCCGCACGCCGCTATCGCTGCTGCTTGGACCGCTGGAAGATGTGCTGGCCGGCGACGGTATTTCGGCACCGACGCGCGAACAATTGACCCTGGCCCAGCGCAACGGCAGGAGGCTCCTGAAGCTGGTCAATACGCTGTTGGATTTCAGCCGCATCGAGGCCGGCCGGATCCAGGCGAATTTTCTGCCCACCGACCTGGCCTCCCTCACGGCGCAACTGGTCTCGGTCTTCCGCTCGGCCGTCGAAAAGGCCGGTCTGCGCCTGGTGATCGACTGCCCGCCGCTCGCAGAAGCGGTCTATGTCGATCGCGACATGTGGGAGAAAATCGTCCTCAACCTGCTCTCGAACGCCTTCAAGTTCACCCTCCGGGGGCAAATCGCCGTCCGGCTGCGCCAGCAAACCGGTGAAGTGTGCCTGGAGCTCGAAGACACCGGGGTCGGCATTGCCGCCCACGAGTTGCCGCGCATCTTCGATCGCTTTCATCGGGTGGCGGGGGTGGCGGGGCGCTCCCACGAAGGTTCCGGCATCGGTTTGGCCCTGGTGGCCGAACTGGTCGAGATCCACGGCGGCAAGGTTTCGGTGCAAAGCGTTTCGGGCCGGGGCAGCACCTTCACCGTGCGGTTGCCCACCGGAACGGCCCACCTGCCTGCCGATCGCATTGGGGTGGCCCCAGGGCTCGCTTCCACCGCCGTCGCTGCCGACATCTTCGCCGATGAGGCAGCGCAGTGGACCAGCGGATGGCACGAAGAATGGCTCCCGCCACCTCCGAATCTTGCCCCGGACGCAGAGCAGCGAGCCCCCGACACTCCCCGTCCGTGCGTCCTGGTGGTCGATGACAACGCCGACATGCGGGCGTACATCGCGAACTTGCTTAAAGCTCACTACGAGGTCGTTCTGGCCGGCGACGGCGTCGAGGCGCTGGCCGCTGTCGAGCGCCGGATGCCGGATCTGGTGCTCACCGATGTGATGATGCCCCGGCTCGACGGCTTCGGTCTGCTGGCCGCTTTGCGGACGGACGAGCGCACCCGCGCACTGCCGGTGATTGTCCTGTCGGCACGGGCCGGGGAGGAGGCCACGCTCGCGGGCCTGGAAAGGGGAGCGGACGATTATCTGAGCAAACCGTTTGCCGCTCGGGAATTGTTGGGGCGGGTGAAGGCCAATCTGGAACTTTCGCGATTGCGCGGAGAGACTGCCCGCCTGTTGCACGCCTCCGAGGAGCGCGCCCGCTTGGCCATCCGGGTAGGAAGGCTCGGGACCTGGCGCTTCGTTCCGACAAGCGGCGTGGCCACCATGGACGAGCGGATGCGCGAAATCTGGGGCGAGCCGGAGGATACTTTCCAACTATCCCTGGCGCAGGCGATGGAGCGCATCCACCCGGCCGACCGGGAGCGCGTGTCCCAGGCGGTCGACGCGGCGCTCGATCCGGCCTCGGCGGGCACCCTCGAAATCGACTACCGCATCGTCTGGCCCAACGGAAGCGAGCGCTGGGTCTCAGCCAACGGGCAGGTGTTCTTTGAGCAGACAGAAGCGGGGAGCAGGCGGGCGGTCGATTTTATCGGCACCGCCCTGGATATCACCGAACGCAAGCGCATCGAGCAGGCGCTCGCCGGGAGCGAACAGCGCTACCGCCTGCTGGCCGAGTCGATCCCGCAGCTGGTGTGGACGGCCGATGTCGGCGGGACGCTTTTGGATGTCAACGGGCGGTGGTCCCAGTACACCGGGTTCACCCTCGAACAGGTCAAAAAGTCCGGTTGGGAGTCGGTGGTGCATCCGGAGGACGTGCCGGGTTTGCGGCGGCAATGGACAGCGGCGATCAAAGCCGTCGCCGCCTATCGGGCCGAGGGACGCATGCGGCGCACGGACGGAACTTACCGCTGGCACCTCCACCAGGCCATGCCGTTAATGGACGGGGAGGGCCGCATTCTCAAGTGGTTCGGCACGGCGACCGACATCGAGGAGCGCAAGCAGCTGGAGGCTGAGCGCGAACAACTGCTCGAGCGCGCCGAGCAGGCCCGGGAGGCGGCCGAAGCCGCCAACCGCACCAAAGACGAATTTTTGGCCATCCTCGGGCACGAGTTGCGCACGCCGCTCAATCCGATCATCGGCTGGACCCAGATGCTCCGGCGCGGGAAGGTCGGCCCGGACAAACACGATCAGGCCCTGGAGATCATCGAGCGCAATGCCCGGCTGCAGACGCAACTGATCGACGACCTGCTCGATGTTTCGCGGATCATGCGCGGTTCCTTGCGCATTGCCCCCCAGCCCATAACGCTGGCCGCCATCGTTGTTTGCGCCCTCGAAGCGGTGCGTGGACTGGCAGAACAAAAACAAGTGCAGCTATTCGAACAGCTGCGGACGACAGCCCCGCTCAGCGCCGATCCGACCCGCCTGCAGCAGGTGGTGTGGAACCTACTCACCAATGCCGTCAAGTTCACCCCGGCCGGAGGACAGGTTCAGGTACGGCTGGAGTCGGGCGGGGGGATGGCCCGGCTCACCATCAGCGATACCGGCGTGGGCATCCCCGCCGAATTTTTGCCGCACCTGTTCGAGCGTTTCCGGCAGGCGGATACCAAGAGCACGCGCGAACAAAAAGGTTTGGGGTTGGGCCTGTTCATCGTACGCCACATCGTCGAAGCCCACGGCGGCACGGTGCAGGCCGAGAGCGAAGGCGAAGGCAAAGGAGCCGCTTTCACCGTCGTGCTGCCCCTTGGGGGCGAGGCCCAGCGGCAAGCCAAGCCGTGA